A window of Ranitomeya variabilis isolate aRanVar5 chromosome 2, aRanVar5.hap1, whole genome shotgun sequence contains these coding sequences:
- the LOC143806005 gene encoding mRNA decay activator protein ZFP36-like, whose translation MSTMLDIQTIYENLRNLNLSEDIENTNDHIFTNTKRRHSCAPEVYDETKWSARWNFEPHRAPFRADRSISLTEGPRAALPPPPPGFPPLKAPLPSLPAPSPRYKTELCRTFSETGTCKYGSKCQFAHGQGELREPNRHPKYKTEYCHKFHLYGECPYGSRCNFIHHPAEQGSCPQPQHVLRQSLSYSGVPIRRASPPPPGFPDPASFSRAPSVSPPPSDSIFSPAPSETRSHVSSLKGMDSCTRCCSCRCSRAGNLVQDPFSNYQLLRSPSSSSLTENECYSSGSESPVFEVPSQALTNKRLPIFHRLSVSD comes from the exons ATGTCCACAATGCTGGATATACAAACAATCTACGAG AACCTTCGCAACTTGAATTTGTCAGAAGACATAGAGAACACCAATGACCATATCTTCACCAACACCAAGAGGAGACATTCTTGTGCCCCTGAAGTCTATGATGAAACAAAGTGGTCTGCTCGTTGGAATTTTGAGCCTCACCGTGCTCCATTCAGAGCCGATCGTTCCATCAGCCTTACCGAAGGGCCCCGAGCAGCACTACCTCCACCGCCACCGGGATTCCCTCCTTTGAAAGCTCCATTGCCTTCTCTTCCTGCTCCATCACCTCGTTACAAGACAGAGCTGTGTCGTACCTTTTCTGAAACAGGTACCTGTAAATATGGCTCCAAATGCCAGTTTGCTCATGGTCAAGGTGAGCTAAGAGAACCAAACCGTCATCCAAAGTACAAGACAGAGTATTGCCACAAGTTCCACCTCTATGGAGAGTGCCCATATGGGTCTCGATGCAATTTTATCCACCACCCAGCTGAACAAGGTAGTTGTCCTCAACCTCAACACGTTCTACGCCAAAGTCTCAGCTACAGCGGTGTACCCATTAGAAGAGCCTCTCCTCCACCACCAGGTTTTCCAGATCCTGCTTCGTTCTCCAGAGCTCCATCAGTATCTCCTCCTCCCAGTGATTCAATCTTCTCTCCTGCTCCTTCTGAGACCAGAAGCCATGTGTCTTCCCTCAAAGGAATGGATTCCTGTACTCGTTGTTGCTCATGCCGATGCTCCAGAGCTGGGAATCTTGTTCAAGACCCTTTCTCCAACTATCAACTCCTACGTTCACCTTCTTCCAGTTCCTTGACCGAAAACGAGTGTTACAGCAGTGGCTCCGAGTCTCCAGTTTTTGAGGTGCCAAGTCAAGCGCTTACTAACAAGCGATTGCCTATCTTCCACAGGCTTTCTGTATCTGATTGA